A DNA window from Phragmites australis chromosome 11, lpPhrAust1.1, whole genome shotgun sequence contains the following coding sequences:
- the LOC133885505 gene encoding uncharacterized protein LOC133885505, with amino-acid sequence MAPPRPYLAALLALCACTVAPMAAVAANVPITMCRSFCGNITVDYPFALRPGCGHAGLRDLLYCINGALMLHLPSGSYRVLDVDYAYGGLTLHDPAMSDCRALDRTPAGRGNGFVLEPWREPYLAPDPDNVFLLLGCRATSRLFQGFPDRHLPCRNVSGMGCGDYYGCPAWDDYYASGGRRPSGAAYGSAVGEPPECCAVPWGAIRAVNVSRLECEGYSSAYSLAPVREVGGAGGWAYGIRVSWALPEANRGFCGACRATGGACGHDMESHGDLCLCGDWNSTSNCDSSTEAARSGAVAPSPRAVAALRWAVLASGFASLWWYASVSRL; translated from the exons ATGGCACCGCCGCGTCCCTACCTGGCTGCCTTGCTCGCCCTATGCGCGTGCACCGTGGCGCCGATGGCTGCCGTCGCCGCCAATGTGCCGATCACGATGTGCCGGTCCTTCTGCGGCAACATCACGGTGGACTACCCTTTCGCGCTCCGGCCCGGGTGCGGCCACGCGGGGCTCCGCGACCTGCTCTACTGCATCAACGGCGCGCTCATGCTGCACCTCCCCTCGGGCTCGTACCGCGTCCTCGACGTCGACTACGCATACGGCGGCCTGACCCTGCACGACCCGGCCATGTCCGACTGCCGCGCGCTCGACCGTACCCCGGCGGGCCGGGGCAACGGCTTCGTCCTCGAGCCGTGGCGGGAGCCGTACCTGGCGCCCGACCCGGACAACGtgttcctcctcctcggctgCCGCGCCACCTCGCGGCTCTTCCAGGGCTTCCCCGACCGGCATCTCCCCTGCCGGAACGTGTCCGGGATGGGGTGCGGGGACTACTACGGCTGCCCCGCGTGGGACGATTACTACGccagcggcggccggcgcccgTCGGGCGCCGCGTACGGCTCGGCCGTGGGGGAGCCACCCGAGTGCTGCGCGGTGCCCTGGGGCGCCATCCGGGCGGTGAACGTGAGCCGGCTCGAGTGCGAGGGGTACAGCAGCGCGTACAGCCTCGCGCCCGTGCGCGAGGTGGGGGGAGCCGGCGGGTGGGCGTACGGGATCCGGGTGTCGTGGGCGCTGCCCGAGGCGAACCGCGGGTTCTGCGGCGCGTGCCGCGCCACGGGCGGGGCGTGCGGCCACGACATGGAGAGCCACGGCGACCTGTGCCTCTGCGGGGACTGGAACTCCACCTCCAACTGCGACTCCTCGACCGAAGCTGCGcggtccggcgccgtcgcccCTTCCCCTCGCGCCGTCGCTGCGCTTCGCTGGGCCGTCCTCGCCTCAG GATTTGCGTCACTGTGGTGGTACGCATCGGTATCACGCCTGTGA